In Blastopirellula sediminis, the following proteins share a genomic window:
- a CDS encoding efflux RND transporter periplasmic adaptor subunit — protein sequence MTLAILLLAAAVGQVPASPSSAGDVVVDHCLVSLLDQVNVPAQETGMLVTIPAYRGRIVVDGDLLAQIDDRTAAKQAEIAKFRHDKATTEAANDIDVRYATKAAEVALKEHEVFEQSNKESRGTISKIQLDKAWLAYQRAVLQIEQAAMNQKIAGLAAAESRAEMEGAEMVMDRCRTESPINGVVVQVYRQEGEWVRPGDPLLRIIGLQWLKVEGTLDADQHDPSQLIHRPVTVTVRTPSGMQQFSGFVNFVSPEIDATGAFDISAVVENRQTDKGYWALAPGDIAGITVHIDRQPVPQTELERFRNRNEKSAALTEN from the coding sequence ATGACCCTCGCCATCCTCTTACTTGCCGCCGCCGTCGGACAAGTTCCCGCGTCGCCTTCCAGCGCCGGCGATGTCGTCGTCGATCATTGCCTCGTTTCGCTGCTCGATCAGGTGAACGTCCCGGCCCAGGAAACCGGCATGCTCGTCACGATCCCGGCCTATCGCGGCCGCATCGTCGTCGACGGCGATCTGCTGGCTCAAATCGACGATCGAACCGCCGCTAAGCAAGCGGAGATCGCGAAGTTCCGTCATGACAAAGCGACCACCGAAGCGGCCAACGACATCGACGTTCGTTACGCCACCAAGGCGGCCGAAGTCGCCCTGAAAGAACACGAAGTTTTCGAACAAAGCAACAAGGAAAGCCGCGGTACGATCAGCAAGATCCAGCTCGACAAAGCGTGGCTCGCTTATCAACGCGCCGTTCTGCAAATTGAACAAGCGGCGATGAACCAGAAGATCGCCGGGCTCGCCGCCGCCGAAAGTCGCGCCGAAATGGAAGGCGCCGAAATGGTCATGGATCGCTGCCGTACCGAATCGCCGATCAACGGCGTCGTGGTGCAAGTCTATCGTCAGGAAGGCGAATGGGTTCGCCCCGGCGATCCGCTGCTCCGCATCATTGGCCTGCAATGGCTGAAAGTGGAGGGGACCCTCGACGCCGATCAGCACGATCCGTCGCAGTTGATCCACCGCCCGGTCACGGTGACGGTTCGCACCCCGTCGGGCATGCAGCAGTTCTCGGGCTTCGTGAACTTCGTCAGCCCCGAAATCGACGCGACCGGCGCCTTCGACATCTCGGCCGTGGTCGAGAATCGTCAGACCGACAAAGGCTACTGGGCGCTCGCCCCGGGCGACATCGCCGGCATCACGGTCCACATCGATCGCCAACCGGTTCCCCAAACGGAACTGGAACGCTTCCGCAATCGGAACGAAAAGTCCGCCGCCCTGACCGAGAACTAG